Proteins encoded by one window of Cydia fagiglandana chromosome Z, ilCydFagi1.1, whole genome shotgun sequence:
- the LOC134679119 gene encoding uncharacterized protein LOC134679119, translated as MRLTLNRTGNAEAVPELSTSTYKILGAIGTECATGIGVEQETGIGSGIVDSGATEFSLEAGGSQQLQADHIDHAEVVVVTPSLPTRPRFRRPRPNIAPTTRRRPQHHQQHSAAFVAAQRETNIILRDIANEIRGTARRERRRIIGPLHQLKF; from the exons ATGCGCCTCACTCTCAATAGAACGGGGAACGCAGAGGCCGTCCCCGAACTGAGCACCAGTACATACAAAATACTTGGGGCAATTGGTACGGAGTGCGCCACGGGCATCGGCGTCGAGCAGGAGACAGGGATTGGCTCGGGAATT GTTGATTCTGGAGCAACGGAGTTTTCGTTAGAGGCGGGAGGGTCGCAGCAACTACAGGCGGATCATATTGATCACGCCGAAGTAGTTGTGGTGACTCCCTCGCTTCCGACGAGGCCTCGCTTCCGCCGTCCACGCCCGAACATCGCGCCGACTACCCGGCGGCGCCCGCAACATCACCAACAGCATTCTGCTGCTTTTGTAGCCGCCCAAAGGGAAACCAATATCATATTACGG GATATAGCAAATGAGATCCGCGGCACGGCGCGGCGCGAGAGACGTCGGATTATTGGCCCCTTACACCAGCTtaaattttga
- the LOC134678582 gene encoding putative nuclease HARBI1: protein MLFNCLLRTSTILQITITTFFRMALFFILYEEKRARQIQRARLRDLANPFELPEQDFFHNYRMNKPMALYLCRELEGALAPRQQHGLPVHIKVLVAIKFMAGGSYQREVGQDHTLCVAQRTASKYLSQVVAAINRSLKPKWISFPGTEGERRDVAAAFEQKYGLPDLLGTVDCTHVSIFPPPRPHGLQFINRKGKHTINVQLIADVNCRLLHVNAQYPGKVHDQFIFNHSMVKTEMRRLYDLRIGSYYLLGDSGYGLEPWLMTPVRNAAPGSAEERYTKWHCRVRNTIERTNGYLKGSLRCLGLDRSLHYSPEKACRLIYACCTIYNIMKHFRVEMREINEEEPDDNHRLEPVPQAALYQAALNKRQGIIRQYFN from the exons ATGCTATTTAATTGCCTACTCCGTACAAGTACAATATTACAAATAACCATCACAACATTTTTCAGAATGGCTTTGttctttattttatatgaaGAGAAACGAGCCCGGCAAATTCAGCGGGCTCGTCTGAGAGATCTTGCCAACCCCTTCGAGCTCCCGGAACAAGATTTCTTCCATAACTACCGGATGAATAAGCCTATGGCTTTATACTTGTGCCGGGAGTTAGAAGGTGCGTTGGCTCCCCGGCAGCAGCATGGGCTCCCTGTCCACATCAAG GTGCTGGTCGCCATTAAGTTCATGGCAGGTGGCAGCTATCAGCGGGAGGTCGGACAGGACCACACTTTGTGCGTGGCACAAAGGACGGCCTCCAAATACCTAAGTCAGGTGGTGGCCGCTATTAACAGAAG CCTTAAACCGAAATGGATATCCTTCCCGGGTACCGAGGGGGAAAGACGAGACGTCGCGGCAGCTTTTGAACAAAAATATGGCTTGCCAGATTTGTTGGGAACTGTCGACTGTACCCACGTTTCGATCTTTCCTCCTCCTAGACCGCACGGCCTGCAGTTCATCAACCGTAAGGGAAAGCATACAATCAACGTGCAATTG ATCGCTGATGTAAACTGCAGGTTGCTGCATGTAAATGCCCAGTATCCGGGAAAGGTCCATGACCAGTTTATATTTAACCACTCGATGGTTAAAACTGAAATGCGCCGGCTCTACGACTTAAGAATCGGGTCGTATTACCTGCTGG GAGATTCAGGTTACGGACTGGAGCCATGGCTTATGACTCCAGTCCGTAACGCTGCACCAGGGTCTGCGGAGGAGCGGTACACTAAATGGCATTGCCGGGTCCGCAACACCATCGAGCGGACCAACGGCTACCTGAAAGGGTCACTCCGTTGCTTGGGCCTGGACCGCTCCCTCCACTACAGCCCAGAAAAGGCGTGCCGGCTCATATACGCCTGTTGTACCATCTACAACATCATGAAACATTTCAG GGTGGAAATGCGCGAAATAAACGAGGAAGAACCTGACGACAACCACAGGCTGGAGCCTGTACCACAGGCGGCACTATACCAGGCCGCCTTGAACAAAAGGCAGGGTATAATTCGACAATATTTTAACTAA